The Raphanus sativus cultivar WK10039 unplaced genomic scaffold, ASM80110v3 Scaffold1421, whole genome shotgun sequence genome has a window encoding:
- the LOC108843571 gene encoding uncharacterized protein LOC108843571, which produces MAAKQVLIDGLHRKIGTGAETKAWKDVWLPTNPPRPAIPRDENTETGLMVHHLIDFERKEWNVNLVQQLVADVDVPRVLSLKISRTGRQDTYTWSHTNSGNYTVRSGHAVAVKQRKQDETAAILEPMSGFVASASKLKERHYGNDAARNEKCFNAKDVTPLDTLQLATSEAESWRIAQIVETNAEGGKPAEDTRQVIDHRDTDCKWICQVDASWKDKNKGTELGFILFEDRRVRLLGIKHYDKVASPLHAEAEALSWALKETKKIGASEVIVELDCQQLVRLINKPQE; this is translated from the exons ATGGCGGCGAAACAGGTCCTGATCGATGGTCTGCACAGGAAAATAGGAACGGGAGCAGAGACAAAAGCATGGAAAGATGTGTGGCTTCCTACTAATCCGCCTAGACCTGCGATTCCTCGAGATGAAAATACCGAAACCGGACTAATGGTTCATCATCTCATCGACTTTGAAAGGAAGGAATGGAATGTTAACTTAGTGCAACAACTAGTGGCAGATGTTGATGTTCCGCGAGTCCTATCTCTTAAAATAAGTCGTACTGGTCGCCAAGATACCTATACATGGAGCCACACAAACTCGGGGAACTATACGGTTCGCTCAGGCCACGCGGTTGCTGTGAAACAGAGGAAGCAAGACGAGACCGCTGCTATTTTGGAGCCAA TGTCGGGCTTTGTGGCCTCTGCGAGTAAGCTAAAAGAAAGGCATTATGGTAACGATGCG GCGCGCAACGAGAAGTGCTTCAACGCAAAGGACGTAACGCCTCTTGACACGCTCCAGCTAGCTACTAGTGAGGCGGAATCGTGGCGCATAGCTCAGATCGTCGAGACCAATGCGGAAGGAGGCAAGCCGGCGGAAGACACAAGACAAGTCATCGACCATCGTGACACCGACTGCAAATGGATATGCCAGGTAGACGCCTCTTGGAAGGATAAAAACAAAGGAACAGAGCTCGGCTTTATCCTCTTTGAAGACCGACGTGTGAGGCTACTTGGCATTAAGCACTATGACAAGGTAGCCTCGCCACTCCATGCTGAAGCTGAAGCTCTAAGTTGGGCTCTGAAAGAGACGAAGAAGATAGGGGCTAGCGAGGTGATTGTTGAATTAGATTGCCAGCAACTTGTTCGACTCATAAATAAGCCGCAGGAATGA